In a genomic window of Methylobacter sp. YRD-M1:
- a CDS encoding MarR family winged helix-turn-helix transcriptional regulator → MEKVDVFELIERMAALIRSEERKKCTELGLQPVHLQVLDYLSRCNRYSDTPAAVTSYLGMTRGTVSQTLLLLVKKGFIKKTPDADDRRMVHLGLLPDGEAILKQARPSELFNQASSILREIDFSNHEEVFVKALSALQKANKSQSFGLCKTCKYFTETPEGFRCALTKASLSQSDSEKICQEHTVL, encoded by the coding sequence ATGGAAAAAGTTGATGTATTTGAGCTGATCGAACGGATGGCCGCCTTGATCCGTTCGGAAGAACGCAAAAAATGTACGGAATTAGGCCTTCAGCCGGTGCATTTGCAAGTATTGGACTATTTATCACGCTGCAACCGGTACAGCGATACGCCGGCCGCTGTCACCAGTTATCTGGGCATGACCCGGGGGACTGTTTCGCAAACACTGCTATTGCTGGTGAAAAAAGGCTTTATAAAAAAGACGCCTGATGCTGATGACCGGCGTATGGTGCATCTTGGCCTTCTGCCTGATGGTGAAGCCATCCTGAAACAAGCCCGGCCTTCGGAATTATTCAATCAAGCCTCATCAATTTTGAGAGAGATTGATTTCAGCAATCATGAGGAGGTTTTTGTCAAGGCGCTTTCGGCGCTGCAAAAAGCCAACAAATCGCAGTCCTTTGGTCTGTGCAAAACGTGTAAATATTTTACGGAAACTCCGGAAGGTTTCAGGTGTGCTTTAACCAAGGCATCGCTAAGCCAAAGCGATAGTGAAAAAATCTGCCAGGAGCATACTGTTTTATAA
- a CDS encoding cell division protein ZipA C-terminal FtsZ-binding domain-containing protein, translating to MDKEILRIVIIATGLLVIIGMLLWAYVRNRKAQHDMGGYEGEDILKGADEALAFQEDDDDFDVASFDKRGAHAAKSEQYESDDDYYESDDEDYDEPQSRFVAPKIIQFSLIARDEEGFNGVDLVNALEMVGLEYGSLKIFERLDANRLVDFGVASMVESGTFPSKNLDTFYTPGIVFFMQPEAVDNAQAVFDDYVQTIQLLASELNGVIRDHQRQPLTEATIQMIRQSL from the coding sequence ATGGATAAAGAAATATTGAGAATTGTAATTATTGCAACTGGGTTGCTCGTCATAATCGGTATGTTGCTGTGGGCTTATGTCAGAAACAGAAAGGCGCAGCATGACATGGGAGGGTATGAGGGTGAAGATATCTTGAAAGGTGCAGATGAAGCGCTGGCATTCCAAGAGGATGACGACGACTTTGATGTTGCATCTTTCGATAAACGCGGCGCTCATGCGGCAAAATCGGAGCAATACGAAAGTGATGACGATTATTATGAGTCGGATGACGAAGACTATGACGAACCGCAGTCCCGTTTTGTCGCGCCCAAAATCATTCAATTCAGCCTGATCGCCAGAGACGAAGAAGGCTTCAACGGCGTGGATCTGGTGAATGCGCTGGAAATGGTCGGGCTTGAATACGGCAGTCTGAAAATTTTTGAACGTCTGGATGCTAATCGGCTGGTCGATTTTGGTGTCGCCAGTATGGTTGAATCAGGCACTTTTCCGTCCAAGAATCTGGACACATTCTACACGCCGGGCATCGTGTTTTTTATGCAGCCTGAAGCGGTAGATAATGCGCAGGCCGTTTTTGACGATTATGTGCAAACGATTCAGTTATTGGCGTCAGAATTGAATGGCGTGATCCGGGATCATCAAAGACAGCCTTTGACCGAAGCTACAATTCAAATGATCCGGCAGAGTCTGTAA
- a CDS encoding DUF2024 family protein, with product MHFDVVLDEKDQEKALNYAKKWLQSIGHEDATVTQENCCFCHSAEAPADLRQQIDAQGYAIYKLEGCPR from the coding sequence ATGCACTTTGATGTAGTTCTTGATGAGAAAGACCAGGAAAAAGCGCTGAATTATGCCAAAAAATGGCTGCAAAGCATAGGCCACGAAGACGCGACCGTCACTCAGGAGAATTGTTGTTTTTGCCATAGTGCAGAAGCCCCTGCTGACTTAAGACAACAAATCGACGCTCAAGGTTATGCGATTTATAAACTGGAAGGCTGTCCAAGAT
- a CDS encoding PIN domain-containing protein: MPLDWLLTLSAAVNNNKLKIVRMENGGKNSADFGICFFAGVLMQSLPKETHFVIVSNDTDLDHVIRLLISQERSAERIGKKKEDVQANACEKNGPLSAYCAHLISHGKNRPTKEATLVNSIKSKFNDTPSIATNILGLLLNQSAIRIENGKVIYNEQRIISLANTNH; this comes from the coding sequence ATTCCTCTAGATTGGCTGCTTACCCTATCGGCAGCAGTCAACAACAATAAGCTGAAAATAGTCAGGATGGAGAACGGCGGCAAAAACTCGGCTGATTTTGGAATCTGCTTTTTCGCCGGCGTACTCATGCAAAGCCTGCCTAAGGAAACCCATTTTGTTATTGTATCTAATGATACCGATTTAGATCATGTGATAAGGCTTTTAATTAGCCAGGAGCGTTCTGCTGAACGGATAGGAAAAAAGAAAGAAGATGTTCAAGCAAATGCCTGTGAAAAAAATGGACCACTCAGCGCTTATTGCGCCCATTTAATTTCGCACGGCAAGAATCGTCCAACCAAAGAGGCCACGCTTGTCAACAGTATAAAGAGTAAATTTAATGATACCCCATCTATTGCAACAAACATTTTAGGCTTATTGCTAAATCAATCTGCCATTAGAATTGAAAATGGCAAAGTTATATACAACGAACAAAGAATAATAAGTCTTGCTAATACAAACCATTAA
- a CDS encoding IS5 family transposase (programmed frameshift), with product MRKVYPSDISREQFEPIKVLLENARKKTRPRTVDLYEVFCAILYLLKSGCQWRMLPSDFPKWRTVHHYFALWSEKSEGGTSLLEQALKKNQVGEARTRQGRNAKTSFCIVDAQSVKNTDCARRKGYDAGKKVSGIKRHIVVDTQGLPHAIVVTTANVTDRQGALMAIEQHAVDLSAVTSLLVDGAYTGQPFAESVRTLIGAEVQVAKRHELHAFAVMPQRWVVERSFAWLEKCRRLWKNTERLLNTSLQFVNLAFLVLLLRRY from the exons ATGAGAAAAGTGTACCCCAGCGATATCAGTCGCGAACAGTTTGAACCGATCAAAGTCCTGCTGGAAAATGCCCGCAAGAAAACTCGGCCTCGTACAGTGGATTTGTATGAGGTGTTCTGTGCCATTCTGTACTTGCTGAAGAGCGGCTGCCAGTGGCGCATGTTGCCGAGCGATTTTCCGAAATGGCGTACGGTCCATCATTATTTTGCACTGTGGAGCGAAAAATCTGAAGGCGGCACCAGTCTGCTGGAGCAGGCATTAAA AAAAAATCAGGTTGGCGAGGCCCGTACCAGACAGGGGCGCAACGCCAAGACGAGTTTCTGCATCGTTGATGCACAGAGCGTCAAGAACACCGACTGCGCACGCCGCAAAGGGTATGATGCGGGCAAAAAGGTGTCAGGCATCAAGCGCCATATTGTGGTTGATACGCAAGGATTACCCCATGCGATAGTCGTTACCACCGCTAATGTTACGGATCGGCAAGGGGCGCTCATGGCAATCGAACAGCATGCGGTTGATTTATCGGCCGTGACATCGCTACTGGTGGATGGCGCTTATACCGGTCAGCCTTTTGCAGAATCGGTACGGACATTAATCGGTGCCGAGGTGCAGGTGGCCAAACGCCATGAGCTTCATGCCTTTGCCGTCATGCCCCAACGCTGGGTCGTGGAACGATCGTTCGCTTGGCTAGAGAAGTGCCGACGGCTTTGGAAGAATACTGAGCGCTTGCTCAATACCAGTTTGCAGTTCGTTAATCTGGCTTTCTTGGTGCTGTTGCTGCGGAGATATTGA
- the queF gene encoding preQ(1) synthase, which produces MTTRPSKDLETFDNPQRDRDYTIRIDIPEFTCLCPKTGQPDFAKITIEYVPAALCVELKSLKLYMWSFREQGAFHEAVTNEILNDIVRAISPNFMRIRAEFNVRGGIYTTVVVEHRNKDWRAPELVHLP; this is translated from the coding sequence ATGACAACACGACCCAGCAAAGACCTAGAAACTTTCGATAACCCGCAACGGGACCGCGATTATACGATACGCATAGACATTCCGGAATTCACCTGTCTGTGTCCTAAAACCGGCCAGCCGGATTTTGCCAAGATTACGATCGAATACGTGCCGGCCGCACTGTGCGTGGAATTGAAATCGCTGAAGTTATATATGTGGTCTTTCCGCGAGCAAGGCGCTTTTCATGAAGCTGTCACCAATGAAATCCTGAATGACATCGTCAGAGCCATATCGCCCAATTTCATGCGGATCCGTGCCGAATTCAACGTCCGTGGCGGCATTTATACGACAGTCGTCGTAGAACATAGAAACAAAGACTGGCGCGCTCCGGAACTGGTCCATTTACCTTAA
- the asd gene encoding archaetidylserine decarboxylase (Phosphatidylserine decarboxylase is synthesized as a single chain precursor. Generation of the pyruvoyl active site from a Ser is coupled to cleavage of a Gly-Ser bond between the larger (beta) and smaller (alpha chains). It is an integral membrane protein.), which yields MNIKEALTTLPQYALPHHTLSQMMSVLTHSENRIWKNLFIKQIIRHYGVNMDESLEQDINAFKNFNHFFTRELKPGVRTFCADRSTIACPADGAVSQAGAITNGDIFQAKGKSFTATDLLGGSPERAEPFNNGSFTTIYLSPKDYHRLHMPLTGTLKEMVHIPGRLFSVNAATTNSVPGLFARNERVAAIFDTEAGPMALVLVGAIFVSSIETVWHGVVSPPTITSVRSWQYNEENALTLNIGEEMGRFNMGSTIIVLFGKDKIQWESEFKAGKTVRLGEQIGRALV from the coding sequence ATGAATATAAAAGAAGCCCTGACGACATTACCGCAATACGCTCTGCCTCATCATACCCTATCCCAAATGATGAGCGTGCTGACGCATTCTGAAAACCGGATCTGGAAAAACCTGTTCATCAAACAGATCATCAGACATTACGGCGTCAACATGGATGAATCGCTAGAGCAGGATATCAATGCCTTCAAAAACTTTAACCATTTCTTTACACGCGAACTCAAACCGGGCGTCCGGACTTTCTGCGCCGACAGAAGCACCATTGCCTGCCCTGCGGACGGAGCAGTCAGCCAAGCCGGCGCGATTACCAACGGCGATATCTTTCAGGCCAAGGGCAAAAGTTTTACCGCTACGGATCTGCTGGGCGGCAGCCCGGAGCGCGCAGAGCCTTTTAACAACGGCTCCTTCACGACGATTTATCTGTCGCCGAAAGACTATCACCGCCTGCACATGCCGTTGACCGGCACTTTAAAAGAAATGGTGCACATTCCGGGCCGTCTGTTCAGCGTCAATGCGGCCACGACCAATTCCGTACCGGGCCTGTTCGCCAGAAACGAGCGCGTCGCAGCTATCTTCGACACCGAGGCAGGCCCGATGGCGCTGGTGCTGGTCGGCGCGATTTTTGTCTCCAGCATTGAAACCGTCTGGCATGGCGTCGTGTCGCCGCCTACCATAACCTCCGTGCGCAGCTGGCAATACAATGAAGAAAATGCTCTTACTTTGAACATCGGCGAAGAAATGGGCCGTTTCAATATGGGGTCCACGATTATTGTTTTGTTCGGCAAGGATAAAATTCAATGGGAGTCTGAATTCAAAGCCGGCAAGACGGTTAGACTGGGCGAGCAGATTGGCCGGGCTTTGGTTTAA
- a CDS encoding helix-hairpin-helix domain-containing protein, whose product MLNSEQLKILHEADLDRVLSLEFIEQTAAQADASRLTDEQLLEFLKICNALYRGGEPIISDYIYDSVFLAELQRRHPYHPYLETVEPEKAFVGKTVTLPERMLSTDKAYSQEEINRWLTRIEKAAEEISVDPATLIFRATPKLDGYAAYDDGKILYTRGDGRKGTDISRVFERGLIVGGNGKRGQGAGEIVVGQAYFNTYLADYFENARNFQASIIREKELEPHALEAIQNHAAVFYPFSQLPDWYGSVTEIRKNFHEIVEKVHSLVDYDVDGVIFEVTHDAVKKHMGATRHHHRWQIAYKNNIETAIVKVVKVTPQTSRSGRVNPVAELEPTRLSGAMISRATAHHYGMVKAQGIGPDTVIELTRSGLVIPKIERVITPQSPQIPDKCPSCGSELVWDSDYLYCLNTTQCPAQIENTIEHFFRTLANVDGFGLKTIEKLHAAGINSVHAIYRLNSDQLQSMGFGEKTAQNLLDQLQRSRTEAIEDWRFLGAFGIYRMGLGNCERLLQYYHLTDIFKLTVEDITAIEGFAEKTAVAVVESLKKVEHDFMQIYQLGFNLIRTPLIREQPQTSSPVSGKTIVFTGTMVHGKRDDMKKEAKRLGAKVADSVTGKTDYLVTGSEAGASKVSAAMQKGVRVISEEEYLALISG is encoded by the coding sequence ATGCTTAACAGTGAACAACTAAAAATCCTGCATGAGGCGGATTTGGATAGAGTGCTGTCGCTCGAGTTTATCGAGCAGACCGCCGCGCAGGCCGATGCCAGCCGGCTCACGGATGAGCAGTTGCTTGAATTTTTGAAAATTTGCAATGCGTTATATCGCGGCGGCGAGCCAATCATTTCTGACTACATTTATGATTCGGTTTTTCTAGCCGAGCTGCAGCGCAGACACCCCTATCATCCTTATCTGGAAACGGTCGAGCCCGAAAAAGCTTTTGTCGGCAAGACGGTCACTTTGCCAGAGAGAATGTTGTCCACTGACAAAGCCTACAGTCAGGAAGAAATTAACCGATGGCTGACACGCATTGAAAAAGCCGCCGAAGAAATCAGTGTCGATCCTGCCACGCTGATTTTCAGAGCTACTCCAAAATTGGACGGTTATGCGGCCTATGATGATGGGAAGATCTTGTATACGCGCGGCGACGGCCGCAAAGGTACTGACATCAGCCGGGTTTTTGAACGCGGGCTGATCGTTGGCGGCAACGGCAAAAGAGGACAGGGAGCCGGCGAAATTGTCGTCGGCCAGGCCTATTTCAATACTTACCTGGCTGATTATTTCGAAAATGCCCGTAATTTCCAGGCCAGCATCATCCGGGAAAAAGAGCTGGAGCCGCATGCTCTGGAAGCCATACAGAATCACGCAGCGGTTTTTTATCCGTTTTCACAACTGCCCGACTGGTATGGATCTGTCACGGAAATTCGGAAAAATTTCCATGAGATTGTCGAAAAAGTCCATTCGCTGGTTGATTATGATGTCGATGGCGTTATTTTTGAGGTAACGCATGATGCCGTAAAAAAGCATATGGGGGCAACACGGCACCATCATCGGTGGCAGATCGCCTATAAAAACAATATCGAGACAGCTATTGTCAAGGTAGTAAAAGTTACGCCGCAGACTTCGCGTTCAGGACGTGTGAATCCGGTTGCCGAATTGGAGCCTACAAGGCTCAGCGGCGCCATGATTTCCAGAGCAACCGCTCACCATTACGGTATGGTCAAGGCTCAAGGTATAGGCCCGGATACTGTCATTGAACTGACCCGCAGCGGTCTTGTTATACCCAAAATTGAACGCGTCATTACGCCGCAATCCCCGCAAATTCCGGATAAATGCCCCAGTTGCGGCAGCGAACTGGTCTGGGACAGCGATTATTTGTATTGTTTGAACACGACGCAATGCCCTGCGCAAATTGAAAATACGATTGAGCATTTTTTCAGGACCTTGGCCAATGTCGACGGATTCGGCCTCAAAACGATAGAGAAACTGCATGCCGCAGGGATTAACTCGGTGCATGCGATTTACCGACTGAATTCAGATCAACTGCAGAGCATGGGGTTCGGAGAGAAAACCGCTCAAAACTTATTGGATCAATTGCAGCGCAGCAGAACCGAAGCGATAGAAGACTGGCGCTTTCTGGGAGCATTCGGCATCTACAGAATGGGGCTGGGCAATTGTGAACGGCTGCTGCAGTATTACCATCTGACGGATATCTTCAAATTAACGGTTGAAGATATCACTGCTATTGAAGGATTTGCGGAAAAAACCGCCGTAGCGGTGGTCGAGTCTCTCAAAAAAGTCGAGCATGACTTTATGCAGATTTATCAATTAGGCTTCAATCTGATCCGGACGCCTCTGATAAGAGAGCAGCCGCAGACAAGTAGCCCGGTTTCAGGGAAGACGATTGTTTTTACTGGTACGATGGTACATGGCAAACGCGATGACATGAAAAAAGAGGCCAAGCGTCTGGGAGCGAAAGTCGCGGATTCAGTTACTGGAAAAACCGATTATTTAGTGACTGGTTCCGAGGCAGGCGCTTCAAAAGTCAGTGCAGCTATGCAGAAAGGCGTCCGCGTGATCAGTGAAGAAGAGTATCTGGCATTGATAAGTGGATAA
- the smc gene encoding chromosome segregation protein SMC, producing MKLEKIKLSGFKSFVDPTVIPINGNLTAIVGPNGCGKSNIIDAVRWVMGESSAKHLRGGSMTDVIFNGSSGRKPVSTASVELVFDNGEGKLGGEYAQYDTIAIKRQVSRDGQSLYMLNGSRCRRKDITDIFLGTGLGSRSYAIIEQGTISRMVEAKPEDLRMHIEEAAGISKYKERRSETEARMKHTRENLERLNDLREEVEKQLKHLQKQAEKAEKYTELKKQERQFRLELLAMRWNAYHQAAQQLETKLQDVAAEHNRLFVQLRDINNNLEDKRVEHKVQQQHTNSSQGEYYQVVAEVSGLEQAIKHNEMSHEETQLEINRSRQQAEQALNELQADMQQLEEIRQALEEAEEALIVAEERQDEVVQLQQESQQQRTSWQQQWDAYRTESAKYKEQAEVQRVKNVQLENQSRQLQIRLDKLHSERDELSSSQLQTDIETLDAGIELIESQRADLHSQLELLHQQIREQRQQVKHLHDELHARRSEMHSVKGKITSLELLQQHAMGKDNKNLSAWLEQMNLVSNQRLAEFLEVESGWETAVETVLGSYLEAICIDSADQIIPGLPHLANESLTLVETARRKPAEAGAPFVRLLDNVRAPWDLSDLLSGVYCADTLEAARSLSTGIKPHESVIAPDGTWFGPGWLKIIRTKDSKTGVLQREKELRLLKQRQESLQFEIADFEDQLEATEASLKEAEVNREAMQRQDSSLGSELSLKNAEFSAYSARWEHQQRRLAQISSEIEDIVHENTENAALIAESRLLQEEAEQALAELEQKRQSLDLLNQELQSRQHNAEQSIHEARQQVYSIRAQVESLKSSENLTARQIERLQVQHQQSVARIAELEKKLQQTLAPLDEEKKRLEQLYLNKNKLEADLKTQRQAQEEIESVIAHLSEEQVRTQRALDMQKEALDKIRFELQESKVRQQTVNEQLKEIDADAEQVLKNLSEQAEEQSWKRKVDDLSAQIERLGTINLTAIEEYKSQSERMDFLNEQHADLMEALQTLDQAISKIDKESRLRFKETFDKINSGLQEKFPKLFGGGQAYLELTEQDLLETGVNIIARPPGKKNSSIHLLSGGEKALTAVALVFSIFELNPAPFCLLDEVDAPLDDANVGRFSRMVEEMSASVQFLYISHNKATMEIAKQLAGVTMKEPGVSRMVAVDIEEAVSLAEN from the coding sequence ATGAAACTGGAAAAAATCAAGCTTTCAGGTTTCAAATCGTTTGTCGATCCAACGGTCATCCCAATCAACGGTAATCTGACGGCGATAGTCGGGCCTAATGGCTGCGGTAAATCCAATATCATCGATGCGGTACGCTGGGTCATGGGCGAGAGCTCGGCCAAGCACTTGCGCGGCGGCAGTATGACGGATGTTATCTTTAACGGTTCATCCGGGCGCAAACCGGTCAGCACGGCTTCCGTCGAATTGGTTTTTGACAACGGTGAAGGCAAGCTGGGCGGCGAGTATGCGCAATATGACACCATTGCCATCAAGCGACAGGTCAGCCGCGACGGTCAATCCTTGTACATGCTGAACGGCTCGCGCTGCCGGCGCAAGGACATCACCGACATATTCCTCGGTACGGGGCTGGGTTCCCGCAGCTATGCCATCATCGAGCAGGGCACGATTTCGCGCATGGTGGAGGCCAAGCCTGAAGATCTGAGAATGCATATCGAAGAAGCGGCCGGCATCTCCAAATACAAGGAGCGGCGCAGCGAAACCGAAGCGCGCATGAAGCATACGCGCGAAAATCTGGAACGGCTGAACGATCTGCGCGAGGAGGTCGAGAAACAGCTCAAGCATCTGCAAAAGCAGGCCGAAAAAGCTGAAAAATATACCGAACTTAAAAAGCAGGAACGCCAGTTCAGGCTGGAACTGCTGGCGATGCGCTGGAATGCCTATCATCAGGCCGCGCAGCAGCTGGAAACGAAACTGCAGGACGTGGCGGCCGAACATAACCGCTTGTTCGTTCAGCTGCGCGATATCAACAACAATCTGGAAGACAAGCGGGTAGAGCACAAGGTCCAGCAGCAGCATACCAACAGTTCGCAGGGCGAATATTATCAGGTTGTGGCGGAAGTCAGCGGTCTCGAGCAGGCGATCAAGCACAATGAAATGAGCCATGAAGAAACCCAGCTGGAAATCAACCGCTCCCGCCAGCAGGCCGAGCAGGCGCTGAATGAGCTTCAAGCCGATATGCAGCAGTTGGAAGAAATCAGGCAGGCACTGGAAGAGGCCGAAGAAGCGCTGATTGTTGCGGAGGAAAGGCAGGACGAGGTTGTGCAGCTCCAGCAGGAATCGCAGCAGCAAAGAACGTCTTGGCAGCAGCAATGGGATGCCTACCGGACTGAAAGCGCGAAATATAAAGAACAGGCGGAAGTGCAGCGCGTAAAAAACGTGCAGCTGGAAAACCAGAGCCGGCAATTGCAGATTCGCCTCGATAAGTTGCACAGCGAGCGTGATGAGCTTTCGTCGAGCCAACTGCAAACCGATATTGAGACGCTGGATGCCGGCATTGAACTGATTGAATCGCAGCGCGCCGATCTGCACAGCCAGCTGGAGCTGCTTCACCAGCAAATCCGCGAGCAGCGGCAACAGGTCAAGCACCTGCATGATGAACTGCATGCGCGCCGTTCGGAAATGCACAGCGTAAAAGGCAAGATTACGTCGCTGGAATTGCTGCAGCAACACGCCATGGGCAAGGACAATAAAAACCTGAGCGCCTGGCTGGAGCAGATGAACCTGGTCAGCAACCAGCGCCTGGCTGAATTCCTGGAAGTGGAATCCGGCTGGGAGACAGCCGTGGAAACCGTGCTGGGCAGCTATCTGGAAGCGATCTGCATCGACAGCGCCGATCAAATTATTCCAGGCTTGCCGCATTTGGCAAACGAATCGTTGACACTTGTCGAAACGGCCCGCAGAAAACCGGCTGAAGCAGGCGCGCCGTTTGTACGGTTGCTCGATAACGTGAGGGCGCCGTGGGACTTAAGCGATCTGTTATCCGGGGTTTACTGTGCCGATACGCTCGAAGCGGCAAGAAGTCTGTCAACCGGGATCAAGCCTCATGAGTCAGTCATTGCGCCAGATGGGACCTGGTTCGGTCCGGGCTGGCTGAAAATCATCCGTACCAAGGACAGCAAAACCGGCGTGTTGCAGCGCGAGAAGGAGTTGCGTTTGTTGAAACAGCGGCAGGAGTCACTGCAGTTTGAAATCGCAGATTTCGAAGATCAGCTGGAAGCGACCGAGGCAAGCTTGAAAGAAGCTGAAGTCAATCGTGAAGCGATGCAACGTCAGGACAGCAGTCTCGGTTCGGAACTATCGCTTAAAAATGCCGAATTCAGCGCCTATTCTGCACGCTGGGAACATCAGCAGCGCAGGCTCGCCCAAATCAGCAGCGAAATAGAAGATATTGTTCATGAAAATACCGAAAACGCCGCGCTGATCGCAGAGTCCCGCTTGCTGCAGGAAGAAGCCGAGCAGGCTCTGGCAGAGCTGGAGCAGAAAAGGCAGAGCCTGGATTTGCTGAATCAGGAATTGCAGTCCCGGCAGCATAACGCCGAACAGTCCATCCATGAAGCCCGGCAGCAGGTCTACAGCATCAGGGCTCAGGTCGAATCGTTAAAGTCTTCGGAAAACCTGACCGCCAGGCAGATTGAACGTTTGCAGGTGCAACATCAGCAGTCGGTTGCCCGCATCGCCGAGCTGGAGAAAAAATTACAGCAGACTCTGGCTCCGCTGGATGAAGAGAAAAAGCGGCTGGAGCAGCTCTATTTAAATAAGAACAAGCTGGAGGCGGATCTTAAAACGCAGCGTCAGGCCCAGGAAGAAATCGAATCGGTGATTGCGCATTTGTCGGAAGAGCAGGTTCGAACCCAAAGAGCGCTGGACATGCAGAAGGAAGCGCTTGATAAAATCCGCTTTGAACTCCAGGAAAGCAAGGTCCGCCAGCAGACGGTCAATGAACAGCTCAAGGAAATCGACGCCGATGCCGAGCAGGTGCTGAAAAATCTGTCCGAGCAGGCCGAAGAGCAAAGCTGGAAAAGAAAAGTCGATGATTTGTCGGCTCAAATTGAGCGTTTAGGCACGATTAACCTGACAGCCATAGAGGAATACAAGTCGCAGTCGGAACGCATGGACTTCCTTAACGAGCAACACGCGGATCTGATGGAGGCTCTGCAAACGCTGGATCAGGCGATCAGTAAAATTGACAAGGAAAGCCGACTGCGTTTTAAGGAAACTTTCGATAAAATCAACAGCGGTTTGCAGGAAAAATTTCCCAAGTTATTCGGAGGCGGTCAGGCCTATCTGGAACTGACCGAGCAGGATTTGCTGGAAACCGGCGTCAATATCATCGCCCGGCCTCCCGGCAAAAAGAACAGCTCCATTCATTTACTGTCAGGCGGAGAAAAAGCATTGACCGCGGTAGCTCTGGTGTTTTCGATCTTTGAGCTCAATCCCGCGCCTTTCTGTTTGCTGGATGAGGTTGATGCACCTTTGGATGATGCCAATGTCGGAAGATTTTCACGTATGGTTGAAGAAATGTCGGCATCTGTTCAGTTTTTATATATTTCCCATAACAAGGCCACGATGGAAATTGCAAAACAGTTGGCAGGTGTTACTATGAAAGAGCCGGGTGTCTCCCGGATGGTCGCGGTTGATATTGAAGAAGCAGTGAGTTTGGCGGAAAACTAA